From the genome of Ananas comosus cultivar F153 linkage group 16, ASM154086v1, whole genome shotgun sequence, one region includes:
- the LOC109722555 gene encoding cucumber peeling cupredoxin-like produces MRMRMRMRMMAAAAAALSIILQGAAAATQHVVGGATGWTIPSTASFYSGWSSAQAFTAGDTLLFNFTTGIHNVMPVGKAGYDGCSTQGTVGPTLTTGPATVTLKAPGAHYYICGVPTHCSFGQKLAVNVSAAAGPAPSPSPSPSGPSAPPPGGARPEAPTTPTAPSAPAPASRRRPSAGSSSPPHLLPDPRCGCWRFYPQQQQQRQPAASRSTS; encoded by the exons ATGAGGATGAGAATGAGAATGAGAatgatggcggcggcggcggctgcctTGAGCATCATACTGcaaggggcggcggcggcgacccaGCACGTCGTGGGCGGCGCCACCGGATGGACCATCCCGTCCACCGCCAGCTTCTACTCCGGCTGGTCATCTGCTCAGGCCTTCACCGCCGGAGATACGCTCC TGTTTAATTTTACGACGGGGATCCACAACGTGATGCCGGTGGGCAAGGCGGGGTACGACGGGTGCTCGACCCAGGGCACGGTGGGGCCCACCCTGACGACGGGGCCCGCCACCGTGACGCTGAAGGCGCCGGGCGCCCACTACTACATCTGCGGCGTCCCCACCCACTGCTCCTTCGGCCAGAAGCTCGCCGTCAacgtctccgccgccgccggaccAGCGCCGTCCCCGTCCCCGTCCCCGTCCGGGCCATCGGCTCCGCCTCCCGGCGGTGCCCGCCCAGAAGCTCCCACGACGCCTACGGCGCCCTCGGCACCCGCGCCCGCATCCCGGCGCCGCCCCTCCGCCGGCAGCTCATCTCCGCCCCACCTCCTTCCGGATCCGCGGTGTGGCTGCTGGCGCTTCTatccgcagcagcagcagcagcggcagccgGCGGCTTCGCGCAGCACTAGCTAG